In Halosimplex halophilum, the genomic stretch TCGATCCCGCGGCGAGTTCACGCATGATGTCCTCGCCGTGTTTGACGTGGAAGCCCTCCTCGAAGCAGATCTTGTCCATCGCGTGGGCGTAGGGCGTCCAGCTCGACCGCTTGAGCGTGGCCTGGCGCTTCATCGCCGCGCCGTCGACAAAGAAGGCGATCATCGGCGTCTCCGCCCACTCCTCCATCTCGTAGTGGAAGCAGTTGAGGAACTTCCCGTCGCCGCGGGCGAGTTCGTCGAGCATCTCCTCGCGGGTCTTGACGCCCAGCGCCTCCGCCGCGCGATAGAGCAACTGGCCGTGGCCGATCTCGTCCTGCACCTTGGCGCTGAACGCCAGCTTCCGGTCGATGCTCGGCGACTGCCGGACGAACGGTTTCTCCAGGTACGCCCCCATGATCTCGCTGTTGGCGTGGAACTGGAGCATCCGCGTCGCCGCTTCCCGGTACGCCGCGGGCATGTCGTCGGCCGGCCCGAACTCCCGGGGGCCGGCCCGTTCTTTCACCGCGTCGATGTCCATGTCGGGGCTACGATTCCGGCGCGGGTACGTATTGACCCGCTCATATCGTGGGTTTTTACGTTGGGAGAGAGTACCACGCACGGATGATCGAGGAGTGCCTGGTCGTCGAGTTCCGCGTGACGGGCGACGACTGCCCGCTCGCGCGCGCCTCGGCGGCGGCCGACGCGGCCGTCGACGCGGACCCGCCGCAGCTGCGGACCGACGGGAACGCGCTCGTCCGGGCGAGCGGCCCGGCCGACGCCGGCGTGGCCGAGGCGCTCGACGCCGACGACCGGGTCCGGTACCTCCACGTCGCGCGGGCGGGCGACCGCGAGACCTACCGCTGTCTCTCGAAGGCGCCCTGCGCGGTCCACGAGCTGACCGACGCGGGGTTTCTCGTCGAGTCGCTGCGCTACCGGGCGGGCGAGGAGCGCCACCGCGGCGCCGTCGTCGGCCGCGACGTGCTCCGGGGCGTCCTCGACGCCGCCGACGAGCGGGTCGGCGTCACCGTCGAACGCGCCTCGCCGCTCGGTCCCGACGGCGAGGCGGGCGTCGCCGCCCACTGGGACCTCACGCCGGCGCAGGTCGAGGCCGTCGAGGCGGGCCTCGAACGCGGCTACTTCGCCGTCCCGCGGGAGGCGACCGCCGCCGACGTGGCCGCCGACCTCGGGATCAGCAAGTCCGCCT encodes the following:
- the paaA gene encoding 1,2-phenylacetyl-CoA epoxidase subunit PaaA; its protein translation is MDIDAVKERAGPREFGPADDMPAAYREAATRMLQFHANSEIMGAYLEKPFVRQSPSIDRKLAFSAKVQDEIGHGQLLYRAAEALGVKTREEMLDELARGDGKFLNCFHYEMEEWAETPMIAFFVDGAAMKRQATLKRSSWTPYAHAMDKICFEEGFHVKHGEDIMRELAAGSKAEQRRLQEAFDTWWPRILQFFGPTDDQSTHHDFAAEVGLKTASNDELRDQFLNAYVPKARKYNLEIPDEPRIRYHEDRDHYEVVEDDLDWEEFFAVANNEYPEGREQIDGRAKAREAAAWVRDALASSDGSAPDDGAVAAGGD
- a CDS encoding helix-turn-helix domain-containing protein; the encoded protein is MIEECLVVEFRVTGDDCPLARASAAADAAVDADPPQLRTDGNALVRASGPADAGVAEALDADDRVRYLHVARAGDRETYRCLSKAPCAVHELTDAGFLVESLRYRAGEERHRGAVVGRDVLRGVLDAADERVGVTVERASPLGPDGEAGVAAHWDLTPAQVEAVEAGLERGYFAVPREATAADVAADLGISKSAFLERVHRAEATLFGGIFG